CAAACCAAAAGCCTGAACCAAATTAATTTTTTGCCTGGCAATCAGCAAGCATTCTTTGCAATTATCGCTCAGATGGATACGAGAAAAGTACGAATCAAAAAGTCTCTAGGCCCGTCGTTACAGGCCTAGAGTTACTTCAGTTAGTTTCTGAAAATTGAATCGCAGTGCACCAACTCACACTGGTGGCACGAAGTATGGCTTCACGTCTCAGCCGTGCCTCAATTGAGCCATGGCACTGTCATGCAATTGCTTGGCATGAAGACGGCGACGAGCACACACCTGTTGTTGCGCCAGCGCACTGCGTTGATCAAGGCGATCAGGATGGCCTTCAACCTGAGCACTTGCCGCTTGCTGCCTCAGCACCTCGTGGGCATGGTGATCTGCCCACGCCAGAAATTCAGCTGCCGCCCGCTGGCGCCGCTCCAGCACGTTGCCTGAATATGACGCCGTGGTTCCGGCGGGGGTGATCTCAACAACCATCGAGAGCTCCTGGTGTACCTCAGCCAATTCTGTAACAACGGCTACCGTTTTCATGGATGCTTCACATAACTTTCGTGATCACTGCGGCAAAAGCCCACAGCAGGGTTGCCAATCCATTGAAATGAGGCGTCCTGGATCTCAGTCCCTTCATGGCGCCCAGTTTCACTGAAATCGCTTACCGGACGATGCAGCAGGGGCGCAGCCTCGCTGGGCTGGTTCACAAGGAACTGAGCACCAAGGTGATGGAAGTGGTGGCGCCTGACGTGGTGCCCAAAACGGAGCCTGTCCCCAGCGAAATGATGGATGCGCTGCGTCAGTCGCTTGACGAGCTGCACGAGCGGGACTGGCGGGATTCAGAGTCCGGGGTTTATCCCCAATCACTGCTGTTTGATATTCCCTGGCTGGAATGGGCTGAGCGCTACCCACGTGTGTGGCTAGATCTTCCTTCCAACTGGGCCAGAAGGCGTGCCAGAGACGTCAAAGACATTCCAGATCTGGCCAATCGAGATCTTTATCCGGATTATTACCTTCAGAATTTTCACCACCAGACCGATGGTTATCTCAGTGATCATTCCGCCGAGCTCTATGACCTTCAGGTCGACATTTTGTTTAATGGCGCTGCTGATGCCATGCGTCGCCGGATACTCCCTTCTCTGCAGAAGGGACTGAAACGATTCGATGGTCGTGCTCAGGGAAGCCTGCGCATCCTTGATGTTGCCACTGGCACTGGCAGAACATTGCATCAAATTCGTGCTGCACTGCCGCAAGCCACTCTTGTTGGCGTAGATCTTTCTGAGGCTTACCTACGCCAGGCCAATCGTTGGTTGAATCAATCCAACAGACCACTGGTACAGCTGGTTCAAGGCAACGCGGAACGGATGCCTTTCGATGATGCCGGCTTCCAGGCGATCACCTGCGTGTTCCTATTCCATGAACTGCCTGCCGATGCCCGGCAAGCAGTTCTGCAGGACTGTTTCCGACTGCTTGAACCGGGCGGAGTTCTGGTTTTGGCGGATTCAGTGCAACTGAAGGATTCTCCTCAGTTCGACGTTGCCATGGACAATTTCAGGAGAGTCTTTCACGAGCCCTACTACCGCAATTTCATCAGCGATGACATTGATCAACGCCTTGAAGATGCGGGCTTCATTGATGTGCAAGCCGAATCTCATTTTATGACGCGGGTGTGGACGGCCAGAAAGGAAGATTCACCTCAACACAGTGATTCCCTGACATAGACGCTTGCAGGGGCTCTGCAACCCCATATGGTGCAATCACTCAGGGACTCCGTCCATGTCGAATCCTTTTCGGATCCGCTGGTTGCGGGGATGGACCTTTCAGATCGTTTTCATGGAGGGCAAGGTCCAGGTCGAGGCTCACGGTTTTGGAATTTGCCTACGCACCGCATTGAATTCCGGGGAAAGTCCCTCCGCGGCTGCGGATCGTCTGGTGCTTGCTGAAGATCGTCGTCGTCGAGCTCTTTATCAGGCCTGGATCAAGGGCCAGACACCTCGACCCCTAAATGAAGGTCAGTTTCAGGCTCAAGAACCACTTCAGGAAGCACCCGACTCACTGGTTGTGGTTGATAGCTCTGCGGTGGCAGCCTGAGGCTCAGCGAGTCAGCCACCACCCCAAGATCAAAGCTGGACCACCCCAGCGCAATGCTCTCCAGAATCGCCGACCTCGTTCAGGTGTGATGAGCCAATTAAAGACTTCAGGGTCTGCATCCAGCAATCGACGCAACAACCGGCGCTGCTGCATGCGTCGGAGTGAGCGACGATCTTTTCCCTCCCAAGATCTGGGCTGATAGCGGAGAAGAGACCGCAGTTCATGCAAACCTCCTCGACTGCGAAGCTGCCTGTTCACCACCACCAGCGATCACAACGGTCAGGATAGAGAAACCACGCTGATCCAACGCCAACGTGTCCGCAAAAAAATGGCCAGAACACTCGATTGAGCAGGCCCTGACTCTGCATCAGAGCCTCAGCATCAGTGATCGTGAATGGCACAGACTTAAGTCAGATGCGGATCGACGCGGAGCAGAATTGCTGTCAGCAGCACTTGCACAACTGCTCCAGAACGGACGCAATGATGACGTTGAAGCTTTAACAAAGCAGGCTTTGGGTTGGATCAGGGGAGAGTTGAAAGACCCTGGCTGCCCGCGGCACTGATCGCCGATTGGCTGGATCCAGGCCGTCGGCAGGCCAGCTGCACCCTGTTGCCACGACGGCTCCAGCGAATGTCATCAAAACATTGATGCATCAGAAACAGACCACGCCCGTGGTTGGCATCAACTTGATCCGGCAAACAACCCAGTCGTGCATCACTTGATAGACCATCACCCTCATCTTGGATCTGCCAGATCAACCAGTTCGGTGTGAGAATGCGGCGGATTCTCAGGCACTTGCGAGGATCTCCAGCATTGCCATGACGCACAGCATTCACCAGCGCTTCCTGGAGACCCAACTGCAAACGACACGACGTCTCATTGCAGTCAACAGGCTCCAGCAACAGCTCCATTAATGGACTGAGCTGAAACGTTGACGGAAGGATGAAATCAGCCCACCGGAACGAAGGTAGAAATCGGCTGAACATCAGCACTGTTTCATCCTTTTCGACATTACCGGCCTGCCGGCGTTCTGCCAGAAAAGCCAAAGTAGTCAGGACCTGCTGGCCAGACCAGGATGCTGTAGCAGCGCATCCATCAGGCGCACACCCCTGAGTTGGTTGACCAGTGGCATGTGTCCTTCAGGCGCATCCATGCGCCACTCAAAACTGCCGGGATAACGGGTCCAGACACCATCATTCTTCCAGCCAATCTTTGGCCAGAGCCTGTCGTAACGCCCGCCGAGTGCGCTGAGCAGTCGCGCTTGAACCGTGAACCCGAAGCGACCCTGGGAGTAGGCAATCCAAAGCCTGTCGATGGTAGTCAGATCCAGTGCCTCCATCGGACGGACCTCGCTGAAATAAACGTATCCCCGTTGCACCGCCTGGTCACCGGCCAGTTGTCGCAGGGCGCAGCTTGTCAGGCGATCAGCTTCCTCAAACTCTTCCTTCAGCAATGCACGCTGGAGATCCGAATAGTCGATCCCGCGCGAAGAGGGCATCTGAAACCAACCGACGGAGACGCCCTGAATGGCGTCCAGAGCCTCGGGGTGGTGACGCTGGAGGATCTGCAAAATCCAGCCAGCTCCCCAGTCGTCACTGTCTGGTGAATAGGCCTTGAGGGCAATATCAGCTTTTCCTGAAAGCTCTTCTGAAACCTTTTCCAACGCTGATGCTGTGGAACGCTTCTGTCGAGGTGATCCCGAAACCAGTCGATCCAGCAACTGATCAATGCCGAGTTGTGTGGTGGGAGGTCGTCCGGAAAGCATGGCAAGGTGCCGGCACTGACTGGCTCAGCATTGGCCCACTATGTCAGGCATGGGCAACAGCATCGTGACCGGTCTCAGCAACTTCCGCACAGCAAAGGGGACCATCGTGGATGTGAGAACACCCTCGGAATTTGCTCAAGGTCACTGGCCAGGGGCTGTCAACATCCCACTGTTCACCGATGATCAGCGTCATCAAGTAGGCCTGAACTACAAACAAGAGGGTCGGCTGGCCGCGATCCAACTTGGCTTGAAGCTCTGCGGCCCCTCCCTGGCCGAGTTGTCGGTTGCTCTGACAGTGGCTGCCGCTGGACCCTCAAATCCCCTGAGGATTTACTGCTGGCGTGGAGGAATGCGGTCCAACAGCATGGGCTGGCTGGCTGGGCTGAGCGATCACCCCGTCATGGTGCTTGAGGGCGGGTACAAGAGCTATCGCCGATGGGTCCTGGATCGATTCGACCAGGTCTGGCCATTGAGGGTGCTCGGTGGCAGAACAGGTACTGGCAAGACCGATCTGCTTCTGGAACTGCACCAACAAGGCGTTGGCGTGATTGATCTTGAGGGTCTCGCCAGTCACCGCGGCAGCAGTTTCGGCAATCTGGGGCTGCCGCCACAACCCACAAGCGAGCACTACGAAAACAAACTCGCGGAATGCCTGGAGAGGCTGCGTCACAAAAGAGTTCAGGAGATCTGGCTGGAAGCCGAAAGCATCCAGGTAGGCCGCTGCAGGATTCCCAAAGGATTATTTGATCAGATGCAAACGTCTCCGGTCCTGGAAATTCAGCGGAGTGACCAGGAGCGGGTGGAGCGACTTGTGAAGGTCTACTCGTGTCATGAGCAGGCTGAACTACGGCAAGCAACAGAACGGATACAGAAACGGCTTGGTCCCCAGCGCACCCGTCAGGCGATTGAAGCAATCGATGCCCAGAAGTGGGATGTGGCCTGCGAAGCGATGCTCAACTACTACGACAGCTGTTATGACCGAGAACTTGAGCGTTCTCCGGCAAGATCCTCGGTGAATCTCCAAGGACTCGACAGCAAACAAGCAGCCAGATTGCTTCTGGATCAAGGGCACGTCATCCCTGGGATCTCGACCTAAGATCCACACCTTCAAGTTGATGAACCATGTCAGAAGGTGGCAAGGCGGCGATTCAGTTCTTCCGCGGCACAGACGAGCCGGTAATTCCAGACATCCGCATGACGCGCAGCCGGGATGGTCGTACCGGGCAGGCCATCTTCATTTTCGAGGAACCGCAGGCACTCGCACCAGAAACGATGGAAGCGATTGCCGGAATGTGGATGGTGGACGAAGAGGGTGAAATGGTGACCCGTGAAGTGAATGGCCGTTTTGTGAACGGCAAGGCTTTTGCTCTGGAAGCCACCTACACCTGGAAAAGCGAAGCGGATTTCGAACGCTTTATGCGCTTTGCGCAACGTTATGCGGATTCAAACGGCATGGGTTATTCCCAGAATTCCGGCGACAATGACGCCAGTGAGGAAGGAACAGACGGGTGAAATTTCAGCACTGGCTCGGACTTGCGGCATTGCTGGCGTCTGGGTTGCTGCTCTGGAACCTCCGCGAAGTTCTGATTCATCTGTTCGCCGCTGTGGTTCTCGCCATGGCGGTATGCACTTTGGTCGGCGCGCTGCGCAGGCGTTGGACGATTCAGAGGCCATTGGCCCTGATCATCTGCCTACTTGGTCTGGTGTTGATCGTGACCATCGCGGTGGCCGTCATCATTCCGCCGTTCTTTAGTCAGTTTCAACAGTTGCTTCAGCAGCTTCCTGCTGCTGCTCGCGAGCTCCAACAGATCGTGTTGGGCTGGGTCAACCATGCTTCATCAGTTGTTTATGGAGCAGGTGCTTCAGCTGGTGACCGTGCTCGGCTCGTTCCTGGTGACCTGTCATCACTCCCCAACAGCACGGCTTTAGCTTCCGGAGTGAGTGGTGGAATCAAGGGTTTGCTGGGCCTTGCCAGCAATCTGGGCAGCGGGCTGATTCAGCTGGTGTTTGTGATTGCGGTGGCCCTGATGGTGGCGATTCAGCCGGAGTCCTATCGCAATGTGGCGATTCAATTGGTGCCTTCCTTTTACCGAAGACGCGCCAAAAATATCCTTTTGCAATGTGGGGAAGCCCTGAGCAGCTGGATGATTGGTGTGCTGATCAGTTCGCTGTGCGTGGGGCTGTTGGCTGGAATCGGATTATCCCTGCTTGGCGTGAAATTAGTGATGGCCAACGCTCTGCTGGCTGGATTGCTCAACGTCATTCCCAATTTGGGGCCCACCCTAAGCACCGTGTTTCCAATGTCTGTAGCTCTGCTTGACGCTCCCTGGAAGGCAGTTGCAGTCCTCGGTCTCTACGTGGTGATCCAGAACGTTGAGAGCTACGTCATCACTCCTTCGGTGATGCAACACCAGGTGAACCTGCTTCCTGGCCTCACTCTGACGGCTCAGTTCATTTTTACGGTGCTATTTGGACCACTCGGTCTGTTGATGGCTCTGCCTCTGGCGGTCGTCATGCAGGTGTTGATCAGAGAAATCGTGATCCATGACCTGTTGGACCCCTGGAAGAAGCGTCGCGCGACCGCATGAACCCAAGCAATCTGCTGGCAGCTCTCACCCTTGTGGTGCTTGCTCTGCTGACCTGGCAGCTGCGCTGGGTCCTGCTGGTGCTGTTCGGTGCAGTGGTCCTGGCTGTAGCCCTGGACGTCCCCGTTCACCATTTGATCAAGCACTACCGGCTACCCCGTCCAATCGCATTGCTTGTGGTGCTGCTGATCGCAATGGTTGGAGGACTACTGGCCATGCAGCTGCTGCTGCCTCAGTTGATCAACCAGTTCGAACAGCTCACGACCCTTCTGCCTGCGCTTTTCCGAAAAGTTCAGACCTCGCTATCCAATCAACCCTTGCTTGGAGAACTAGCGCAAAGCCTGCCCGACCAGTTCAGTTGGGAGCGTATTCAACCCTTCGGATTTCAATTGCTCGGCGTAGCTGGCGGAGCGGCCAACGGTCTGGTTCAAGTGCTGCTGATGAGTCTTCTGGCCGTGCTTCTTGTCCTGGACCCCTCGGCACACAGACGCATGGTGATCGCTGCAACACCGCGTCCAGCACGCGCATCCATGGAGGATGTGTTGGATCAGTGCCGCACCGCTCTGGGTGGCTGGCTGGCTGGCATGACCCTCTCTGCCCTGGCGATGTTTCTTTGCACCTGGGCAGGCCTAGCGGTTCTGGGCATTCCCTTAGCGCTGCTCTCTGCTTTGGTCTGTGGGTTGTTGACCTTCGTACCCACGATTGGGCCCACAGCAGCAACAGTTCTCCCTCTCAGTCTGGCGCTGATGATCTCCCCAGGAACAATGCTTCAGGTGTTAGTGCTACGGCTGGCACTGCAGAACCTGGAAGCCTTTGTTCTCACACCGCTGTTGCTCAGGCGGACTGTCAATCTGCTGCCAACGGTGGCCCTCACCTCCCAGCTGAGCCTGGGCGCTCTGCTGGGACTTCCTGGCGTGTTGCTGGCGCTGCCACTTGTGGTGGTGCTTCAGGTGGGAATGGAGCAGGTTGTGGTCAAGCAGATCATGGACCGCTGGACATAACAAGAGCGATTAACCGCCGTATTGCCATCCGGTGGTACTGAGTTCAAGCGCATCGCCATCGCGGTGCAGCACCGCTGTCTTCACCTCACCGATGAATACGGTGTGATCTCCGTGAGCAAGCTCACCCACCAGTTCGCACTCAACACCACCCAGTGCGTCCTTCAGGAGCGGTAACCCAAGTGAGCCGAGCTCAAAGGGTGCGGCCTCAAAACGGCCACCCACTGCAGACTGGGGCTTAAAGAAAGTCGCAGCCAGATTCTTCTGGTCGGCGGCCAGCACGTTCAAAGAAAAACGACGTGTGCGCTTGATCATGCCGTTGCTGGTGCTATCGGCACGCACACCCATGACCACCAGAGGCGGCTCGAACGATCCCTGCGTGACCCAGCTAGCGGTAAATCCGTTCACTTCATCACCCTCGGCGACGCCACAGATGAACAACCCATGGGGAATTTTCCGCAACAGTGTCTTCTTGGCGTCCAGATCAAGCGACATAGCGGTTCGTGCTCACGATGCCGGCAGAATAGGCAAAACCGTGACAGCAAAACCTGTCAGCACTACAGACGCCAAAAGGACACTGCTAGTTTTCAACGGCTTCTGAGCGGGATCCCTGGATCGACCCTCCTCCCTGAGTGTGTTTGCAACGGTCGCCGGGAGCGGAGTACTGGGCCTACTGATTTACGCCGGTTTTTTCTATGCCAACCTGCGTCAAAACAGTGGCAGCGTCGAGCATCAGGAGCTTCGCCCCTCCTATTCATCGCAAGCGCAGGCCGAGCAGGAAGCCAACCGCTGGGTCCAAGAGGGAGGCAAGTTCGTCGTGACAACGACACGACGCGTTCGGAGGACCATTCCCCTCACCCGCCAGGAACGGCGCAAACTCGAGCTTCTGGCTGATGAAAAGCGCAGAGCCAGGATCGAGGCGGACTACGGAACCTGTCTTGATCAAGCCGCAACGGATCTCGCCAAAGAGCTTTGTTCCTTTCAGCAGTTACCACCAAAGAAGGATTCGACCGCAACGGAGGCGGGTGATTCCGGCAGTGTTCCCGCCACAAAAGTAGTTGAGGATATTCGTGTTCAGGCCAGTCAACACCCCAGACGAAAATGCAATCCTGTGAGCTCTTATCAACGCTTCAACTGCATTGAATTCGACGTTGCCAGGGATGCAGAACTCAGCCCTGAACAGCAGAAATCTCTGGGGATTAAGGCGTATCGACAGTTTCGCTACTGACGCTCCGACGAGGCGGGCCGTAATGACTCCAGAGTGAAGGTTGCAACACCAGCACCACCACGGCGAGCAGGTGATGGCGCACGGTGAAGATCAGAGCCGTCAGGGTCACCTGATCCGCCAACAGTCGCAATTCCGTTCTGAGATCACTCAAAGCCAGTAGGAGCAACAGCAGCGGTATCCAGCGCTGGGAGCGGCCTGATCCTCTCGCTGCGCGATCAGGCACTGGCAGCTGCACCGGACCGAGATGGCCAGATGCTCAAAAGAGATGGAGCCAGGGCAATGCTGGACCAGCTGCCAACGATCACACCAAGTGCCAGAGCAATGGCAAACCAGTAGAGGGTTGACCCCCCGAACAAGATGAGGGCAACCAAGGGGAGAAGTGTGGTCCCACTGGTGTAAATCGTTCTGGTCAGCGTGGCTGAAACAGCACGGTCAATCTGCATAGAGAGAGGAAGGTCAGCGTCCATGCGCTGGCGCTCGCGAATTCTGTCGAAAACGACAACCGTGTCATTCACGGAATAGCCGGCGATAGTGAGCAAGGCAACAGCAAAAAGGCTGTCAACCTCCAGTCCGGTAGCGAGTCCGAGCCAAGCAAAAATGCCGCAGACAATCACGACGTCATGAGCCAGGGCCACCAAGGCCAGAAAGGCGTAACGAGGGTCGTAGCGAACAGTGATGTAGAGAGCAATGCCCGCGAAAGCAACCAGCAGCGAAATCAGACTGCTGCGCAACAGCTGTCCACCAAGGCTGGGGCCAATGGTGTCGACTGATTGACCACCCGTCTGAAACGGACCGGCAACCGGCACAAGCGCTTCAATGACAGCCTGCCCCTGGCCCGCAGAGAGCGCTGGCATGCGCAACACAATCGACTGTCCTCGATCGAGGAGCTGAACCCGAGCATTCTCCAGCTTGGGCAGTGGCTTTCCATCCTGAATTGGAAGATTGACCTGTTGAAGCGCATCCTCGACAGCACTGGTTCTGAGCTGGTCACAGGATTCCGAACAGCTGCGCTCCAGCTGAATCTGGGTTCCTCCTGTGAAATCAAGCCCCGGCCTCAGAGGCAGACCAATCTGAGGATCGGTCCAGCTGCGCACGATCCCCAGCAGACTCAGCAGCACACAGACAGCCGATACCAGCCAGACCTGCCGTCGCCGGGTGGTCAGTGGCAAGCGCAGAGGTCGCTCTTCAGTTCCAGGTGAATTGAAAGCCATGGCTCAGGACGCTGTCGTAGGGAGTTGCCTTGCTGGCAGGAAATTTGTCGGACGCCGCAAGCCCTGATAGCTCATCAGAAAGCGCAACAGCGTGCGTGTACAGGTCAGAGCCGTGAAGAGGCTCAGCAGAACACCGATGCCGAGCGTCGCCGCGAAGCCCTTCACCAGACCGGTGCCGAGGAAGAAGAGAGCGGCACAACTAATCAATGTGGTCAGGTGGCCATCCACAATCGATGAAAACGCCTCAGAGAAACCCGTTTCAATCGAACGGATCAGGGTGTTGCCGCGACGGAGTTCGTCCTTAATACGCTCGAAAATCAGCACATTGGCATCCACCGCCATGCCAATGCTGAGGATGAACCCAGCGATGCCAGGCAGCGTCAGCGTGACAGGAATCAGGGCGTAGACCGCAAGGTTGAAGAGTGCGTAGAGGCTGAGGGCCATCACCGCGACAGCGCCTGCGAGTCGATAGATCAGCAACATAAAAATGCCAACCAATACAAGACCTGAAAGGGCGGCGATCAGGCTGCGACGCACGTTCTCTGCACCAAGGGATGGTCCGATGGTGCGCACTTCAAGGATTTCAACCGGCAAGGGCAACGAACCTCCCCGCAGCTGAACTTCGAGGTCACGGGCATCTTCTGCCGTGAAGTTGCCAGAGATTGACGCAGTACCTCCTGAAATTCCGGCGGCTTTGTACTGGGGTCCAACACTGGCTTCACTGATCAGTTCACCATCGAGAACGATGCCGAGCAGGCGCCCTGTTCCGGCAATCGACTGGGTGAGTTCAGCGAATTTCTCGCCACCCTCAGCATTGAAATTCAGTGTCACTTCCCAGCCAGAGCCGCTCTGTTGTTGCTGACGCCCTGCACTGATCAGTTGTTTGCCTGTGAAGGCAGTGGGTTCAAATCGATCAAGAATTTCCTGATTGGTTCGCGCCAACAACTGTTCCAGTTGTTCCGTCTCCGTCTCGGCAGTTCCATCAAGACCCAGTTCTTGCTGACGTTTCGCGAGCTCGTCTTGCTCGACGGGGTCGAGCTCAGGCGCCTCATCCGCTGAACGCGTGGCCAGCAGACTGAGCAGCTGGGCTCTCAGCTGGCGCAAACTATCCACTTCCTCCTGCGTTCCTTCCTTCTGCGCCCTGAACTCAAGTAGAGCGGTACTACCAAGAACATCGGCAGCCCGAGTGGGATCAGTGACGCCGGGAAGCTGTAGAACCAGTTGGTCGTCGCCCACGGTCTGCAAAGTTGATTCAGCCACACCGAGACCGTTGACGCGGCGATCGAGCACGGCCTTCACCGCTTCCATCTGTTCTGCGCCGATGGTGGTGATCTCTCCTGCAGGCTGGACCTCAAGTGTGAGCTGACTGCCCCCACGCAAATCAAGCCCGAGCTGGAGTGGGAAACTGGAAAGAACTGCTGCTGCCGCGATGGCGAGCGCAAGAATGAGGGCAAACCAGCCCTGTTGGCGGGCCATCAATCAGAGCCCCTGACGAACAATGGTCTGAGCCGCTTCCACAATCTGGTGCGGCTGAATGATGGTCAGATTTTCGAGATTGCCGTTGTAGGGAGTGGGAATATCCTGGCTCGACAGCCGAATCGGCCGTGCATCGAGATCATCGAAGCAGTGCTCGGTAATCAAAGCGATCAGCTCAGCACCGATACCGCCGGTCTTCATGCACTCTTCCACCACAATCACTTTGTGGGTCTTACGGATCGACCGGGCAATCGTCTCCATATCAAAGGGCTTGAGGCTGATCAGATCGATCAGTTCAACGCTGATTCCGTCAGCTTCGAGTTGCTCAACAGCCTTGAGGCAGTGATGCCGCATCCGTGAATAAGTGAGGATCGTGATGTCACTGCCCTCCTTGACCAGATCCGCCTGATCGAGTGCACAGGTGTAGTCACCGTCCGGAAGCTCCTCGGTGAGGTTGTAGAGGAGTACATGCTCGAAGAACAAAACCGGATTGTTGTCGCGGATCGCGGCTTTCATTAGGCCTTTTGCATTGGTCGGCGTGCTGCAGGCCACGATCTTGATGCCTGGTACGGCGTGGAAATAAGCCTCAAGTCGCTGACTGTGCTCGGCTCCCAGCTGTCGACCGACACCGCCAGGCCCCCGAACCACTGTTGGGATGGTGAAATTGCCGCCGCTCGTGTAGCGCAACATCCCCATGTTGTTGGAGATTTGATTGAAGGCCAGCAGCAGGAATCCCATGTTCATGCCCTCCACGATCGGCCTCAGGCCGGTCATCGCTGCACCCACGGCCATGCCAGTGAAACTGTTCTCAGCAATCGGGGTATCGAGCACCCTGAGTTCGCCGTATTTCTCGCAAAGATCTTTGGTGACTTTGTAGGAGCCGCCGTAATGGCCAACGTCCTCTCCCATCACACAAACGTGAGGATCACGGGCCATTTCCTCATCGATGGCTTCGCGAAGTGCGTTAAAGAGAAGCGTCCCTGCCACGGCGTTGCTGCAATCCCGGCCATGCCGGCGTTAGCGGCCAAGCTATCTCAGTCCAGGTAAATTCATCAGCCCCCGGCGGCGAAGGTCGCCAGCAGCAGCACCGAAAGAAGCAGGCCGGGAGACAACAGCAACACCAGCTGACCGAGATCGTGAAGGGTCATGTCGGCAATAGCTCTCAGCTGAGGCTAGGCAGCGTCCAGGTTGTCTTTCATGAAAAGACTGCGAAGAAACACCAAGAACAAACCAATCCCTATGAAGGCAAAGCTGAATGTGGCCAGAAAACACATGCCAATGAACAAGGTCTTCATGGCAGACGCGATGTTCTGCGCAGTAGCGCTGCTGAAGTTCGAAGAGTGTGTCGCGAGATAGATCACGACTTTTTTGCTCAAGCCGAAACTCACCCAGGCCAGAACCAGACTGGTAACGGATCCGGAAAGGAAACTCAGAGGTCCTTTACGGGGTTTCGCCGAGGCTGTATTGCTGTCACTCATGCCGCCAGCTTGACGCCATGTGGGAGCAGTGAACAACACCAGGCGTGCAGGCCCTCCGCTTCAAACAGCTCCGCAGAACGCTGACTTGCCTGTTCAGCGGTGGTGAAGTCTGGGAAAAGAGCAAAGCAGCTCGGTCCCGAACCACTCATGCCCACTCGCAAGTGCCCTGGCAATGACTCTAGGAGCTCCAGCGCCTTTCGCACTGAGGAATTCTGCGGAGCCACCACCGCCTGAAGGTCATTGCGTAACGGCGGCGGAGCTTCGATTTGTAAGGGACGCAGCCACGCGGAGGTGCGCAACGCCTCACGACGTTGCTCAAAGGCTGACTCACCGACGAGATAGTGATGAAAACGCTCTCGTTTGCATTCGGCGTAGGCCCACGGCGTCGACACGCTGATGGATGGATCCTTCACCAGCAGAACGCCCATCGGCACAGAGACTTCAGGCAGAACCTCAAGCCGTTCGCCGCGTCCGAAACAAAGCTGGGTGCCGCCGGCGATACAAAACGGCATATCGGAGCCGAGATCAGCAGCAAGGCTCTCGAGCTGGGATGCGCCGAGGCCGAGACCCCACAGCGTGTTCAGTCCAACCAATGCTGCTGCCCCATCACTGGACCCCCCTGCGAGACCGGCGCCTATGGGAATTCGCTTGTTCAGATGCATTCGCGCACCCAACTCCCCGAATCCGGATCGCTCACGCAGCAGCCTTGCCGCCCGCATGATCAAGTTGTCGTCTCCGCAACTGAGTCCGGACTGATTACAGCTGAGGGACAGCATCCCGTCTGCGGTGTTCTCGCACTCGAGCTCATCGGTGAGATCAATGCTCTGCATCACCATGGCGAGTTCGTGAAACCCGTCGTCCCGCAGGCCCAGCACCTCGAGATGCAAATTGATCTTGGCCGGAGCGCTGAT
Above is a window of Synechococcus sp. BIOS-U3-1 DNA encoding:
- the ispE gene encoding 4-(cytidine 5'-diphospho)-2-C-methyl-D-erythritol kinase — translated: MMAPVCISAPAKINLHLEVLGLRDDGFHELAMVMQSIDLTDELECENTADGMLSLSCNQSGLSCGDDNLIMRAARLLRERSGFGELGARMHLNKRIPIGAGLAGGSSDGAAALVGLNTLWGLGLGASQLESLAADLGSDMPFCIAGGTQLCFGRGERLEVLPEVSVPMGVLLVKDPSISVSTPWAYAECKRERFHHYLVGESAFEQRREALRTSAWLRPLQIEAPPPLRNDLQAVVAPQNSSVRKALELLESLPGHLRVGMSGSGPSCFALFPDFTTAEQASQRSAELFEAEGLHAWCCSLLPHGVKLAA